The following are encoded in a window of Mycobacterium vicinigordonae genomic DNA:
- a CDS encoding ESX secretion-associated protein EspG, producing the protein MTTAMLSEFTLTEDELQVVGSRIGVQGFPSVLDVRPRYATVDALEAAFDAATSSLVSRGLIIDGVVEPDLVPVLRALRRPQRELAMRLVTPDGMARVSVVRSGSSGVLARRVGNQIRLRVAEDAPDLSWAAHSLLSALPRAEAASVSPVGAPSEVVTRKLIGTHDAAQLADRVRALGAEPRAAMLLGSALSSRMAFAEIVYYALCADQDRISRLPAAVGVFYTKRGRIVGAPSASPSGQLWTTLKPGSDHAIGQAIGQLVEISADQWEASLV; encoded by the coding sequence GTGACCACGGCGATGTTGTCCGAGTTCACGCTGACGGAGGACGAACTGCAAGTTGTCGGGTCGCGGATCGGCGTGCAGGGCTTTCCAAGCGTTCTGGACGTGCGGCCTCGGTACGCCACGGTGGACGCGCTGGAGGCGGCGTTCGACGCGGCAACGAGCAGTCTGGTCTCGCGCGGTTTGATCATCGACGGGGTGGTCGAGCCCGATCTGGTGCCCGTACTACGGGCGTTGCGCCGGCCGCAACGCGAATTAGCCATGCGGCTGGTGACGCCGGACGGCATGGCCCGGGTATCGGTTGTGCGGAGCGGCAGTTCTGGTGTCCTGGCACGACGCGTGGGCAACCAGATCCGGCTGCGGGTCGCCGAGGACGCCCCCGACCTGTCCTGGGCCGCCCATTCGTTACTCAGTGCGCTGCCCCGGGCCGAGGCCGCGTCGGTCTCACCTGTGGGCGCACCGTCTGAGGTGGTCACCCGCAAACTGATCGGTACCCATGACGCCGCGCAGCTAGCCGACCGGGTCCGGGCACTGGGCGCTGAACCGCGAGCGGCGATGCTGTTGGGGTCGGCGCTGTCGTCGCGCATGGCGTTCGCTGAGATCGTCTATTACGCACTCTGCGCCGACCAGGACCGCATTTCTCGTCTGCCCGCGGCGGTCGGGGTTTTCTATACCAAGCGAGGCCGGATCGTCGGGGCGCCGAGCGCCTCACCGAGTGGCCAATTGTGGACCACGCTAAAGCCGGGTTCGGATCACGCGATCGGCCAGGCGATTGGTCAGCTTGTCGAAATATCGGCAGACCAATGGGAGGCGTCATTGGTATAG